Within the Bacillus pumilus genome, the region ATTAAAAGAACTGGAAGCAGCAGGCATTGTAAAACGGGAAGTTTTTGCTGAAACACCCGTGCGTATTGAGTATTCTTTAACTGATATGGGGCGTTCCCTTGCACCCGTTTTTGAGGAAATTTCGAAGTGGTCTACTGAATGGATCACGCTTGAATCATAAAATAACTGCATGTGAACTGCCTGATCATCATAAAACAACCTCCCTTACAGATTGTAAGGGAGGTTTTATCTTTTCAACCGCTTAAGCAGATGTCATGTTTTTTTCAGCTAATGCTTTTCTTTCTTTTTTCTTGTTCGTTGGGCTTAAATAACGTTCGAGCCAGCCCATGACTAGGTCAGCGATAATGGCCATGAGTGCAGTTGGAATCGCACCTGCTAAAATGATGGCTGTTCCGTTTGTGGCGTTTGATCCTCTGATGATGATATCACCTAGACCTCCTGCACCAACAAATGTCCCAATCGCTGTAATACCGATGGCAATGACCAGTGCCGTTCTTAAACCAGCCATTATGACCGATAAAGCAAGCGGTAATTCAACCATTCTCAGCACTTGCCATTTCGTCATGCCCATCGCTTTACCCGATTCTAAATACGCATGTTCAATGCTGACAATCCCTGTATACGTGTTGCGGATAATCGGCAGAAGCGAATACAGAAAGAGTGATAAGATGACTGTATTTGAGCCAAGTCCTAACACAAGCATTAACACGGAAAGCATCGCTAACGCCGGTATGGTTTGAATGACATTGGTAATGGCAAAGATCCAATTGCTTAGCTTACGGTAATGCGCCACAAAGATGCCTACTGGAATTCCGACTATTGCCGCAAACAGCACCCCATACGCTGACATGAGAAAATGCCGATAAAATTCTTCTAACACATATGAACCGTTCTGCTGATAATACGTCCATAATTGCTGCAGTGTGTCCATCAGCCGTGACACCTCCCCATCTTACTCAAAGTAATTGTGCTTTTTCAGGAAATTCTTCGCAACGGTGGCTGGTTCTTGAAGCTCTCCGTCAACTTGATAGTTCAGCTCTTGCATTTGTTCTGTATCGATTTTTCCGATCAGTCTGTTGATCACCTTATCAAGCCCTGGGTTTTCTTTTAAGACTTTTTCTGGGACAACTGGCGATGCATCATATGGCGGGAAAAATCGCTTATCATCTTTTAAAATTTTGAGGTCATAAGCTTTGATTCGTCCATCTGTTGAATAGGCAAGCACAATATCCATTTTTTCATTTTTTAATGCATCGTAGACTAAACCAATCTGCATTGGATACGTGCTTCCAAATTCAATTCCGTAAGTTTTCACGAACCCTTCATAACCGTCGCCTTTCTTTTTGAGCCAAATATTATCGACCCCGAACCGATAATTCTTCGCATTCTTTTTCAAGTCAGATACCGTTTCTAACTTATTTTCCTTCGCCATCTTTTGCGTCACGGCAAAGGCATACGTATTATCAAAGCCATAGGAATCAAACCATTTGTAATCATAGCGTTTCTTAAATTCTTTTTGAACGATTTCCATTGCACGCTCCGGATCTTTTTCCGCATCCATTCCAAGCGTACTCGTCAAATCTGTCCCTGTATATCTAGTCGCAGCAATGTCGATATCTCCATTTTCCATTGCTTTCTGCTGTACGGTATTAGAGCCTAAGTTCTTCACAATGGTTGTCTTTTTATCTGTGTAATGTTCGATGATATCGCTCACTATATAGGCCATGATTTCTGATTCGGTAAAGTTTTGTGCTCCCACCCGCAGCGTGTTGCCTGAGGAGCCGGCTAGTCCAGGAAGTGAACAGCCGCTTATCAATAGCAAGCATCCGGCAAGCAGTGCACTAATCCATTTTGTTTTTCGATTCTTCACATAAGCCAACTCCTTATGAAACTTCCTTCAATCCTTTTAAGCCTTCTGGTGTTACTTTTTTCTCCAGCTTCATCAAGGTAAAGTCGATGATGACCGCTAAAATAGTAACTGGGATGGCACCTGCAATAATGTATTCCGGCTGATATAGCTGAAGTCCAATGAGAATGTAGTCACCAAGACCGCCTCCACCGATAAAAGCAGCAAGTGTTGTCCAGCCAATTAAATAAATCGTTGACGTACGGACACCTGCCATAATGATCGGTACAGCAAGCGGAAGTTCCACAAGACGAATTTGCTCCCATGTCGTCATGCCGATTCCTTTACCGGATTCAAGGAGATTTTTGTTCACACCTTGCACGCCGGCATACGTATTTCTCAAAATAGGCAATACTGAATAGAAAAAGAGAGCAACGATTGCAGGTATTTTCCCAACTCCCAAAATAGGAATAAAAAATGCAAGAATCGCTAAACTAGGGAGTGTTTGAAAGATATTCACGACACCGATGACAAAACCTGCGCCTCGTTTCATTCGCGTGAGAACGACGCCTAAAGGAACGGCAACGATAATTCCTAGTACGACAGCAATTAAGGAAATATATAAATGCTCCCACATTTTTGTGAGGAGTTCCCCACCATTTTTCTCTAGAAAATCGATGATTTGATCCATGTGTCCACCTCCCTTAGTTCATTTCAATGGCAGACGCTGGCGTATCGTCTCCCCAAATGGAGTCGTACACAACATCTACAAGACTTGCCCGTGTCACAATGCCTTTTAAATGCCCTTTGGCATCGACAACCGGTACATATTTAATACCGCGTATTAAGATTTTCCGAACGGTGTCTCTGAGAAGTGCGCCTTCTTGTACAGTATAGAACTCTGTATTTAGGATCTCACCAACGAAAGCCGCTTTTCTGCGATTCGCATCAATTGTTTCAATATCGATATAGCCTTTTAACACACCATTTTCGTCTACTACAAGCAAGGAATCGACCCGTTTTTCTCTCATGATGTAGATGGCATCAGTCAATGTTTGTTCGACAGTAATGGTGACTGGTGACGTGTTCA harbors:
- a CDS encoding ABC transporter permease, producing the protein MDTLQQLWTYYQQNGSYVLEEFYRHFLMSAYGVLFAAIVGIPVGIFVAHYRKLSNWIFAITNVIQTIPALAMLSVLMLVLGLGSNTVILSLFLYSLLPIIRNTYTGIVSIEHAYLESGKAMGMTKWQVLRMVELPLALSVIMAGLRTALVIAIGITAIGTFVGAGGLGDIIIRGSNATNGTAIILAGAIPTALMAIIADLVMGWLERYLSPTNKKKERKALAEKNMTSA
- a CDS encoding winged helix-turn-helix transcriptional regulator gives rise to the protein MNQSDMCPRFEKAVELLSKRWVALIVFQLLSGPQRFSEIEAALTNLSGRVLSERLKELEAAGIVKREVFAETPVRIEYSLTDMGRSLAPVFEEISKWSTEWITLES
- a CDS encoding osmoprotectant ABC transporter substrate-binding protein yields the protein MKNRKTKWISALLAGCLLLISGCSLPGLAGSSGNTLRVGAQNFTESEIMAYIVSDIIEHYTDKKTTIVKNLGSNTVQQKAMENGDIDIAATRYTGTDLTSTLGMDAEKDPERAMEIVQKEFKKRYDYKWFDSYGFDNTYAFAVTQKMAKENKLETVSDLKKNAKNYRFGVDNIWLKKKGDGYEGFVKTYGIEFGSTYPMQIGLVYDALKNEKMDIVLAYSTDGRIKAYDLKILKDDKRFFPPYDASPVVPEKVLKENPGLDKVINRLIGKIDTEQMQELNYQVDGELQEPATVAKNFLKKHNYFE
- a CDS encoding ABC transporter permease; translated protein: MDQIIDFLEKNGGELLTKMWEHLYISLIAVVLGIIVAVPLGVVLTRMKRGAGFVIGVVNIFQTLPSLAILAFFIPILGVGKIPAIVALFFYSVLPILRNTYAGVQGVNKNLLESGKGIGMTTWEQIRLVELPLAVPIIMAGVRTSTIYLIGWTTLAAFIGGGGLGDYILIGLQLYQPEYIIAGAIPVTILAVIIDFTLMKLEKKVTPEGLKGLKEVS